The Malus domestica chromosome 17, GDT2T_hap1 genome contains the following window.
aaagtgttggcaatctcacaacccaaaatcCCAATACACCTagtagctctcacacaccaaaaaaacatatagagaagaaaatatagagaataatttcctctctatacaaagctcaaaccTAATACACCAACTACAACTTTGATGGAGTGATTGCTAACCAAAGAGAGGagcacttttcttttctttaaaaatgGGGCTGCGGCAcccttttttctcttctttgctgCTGCTTAAACCAAAGGGCAGCAGCTGCCCTGCCTTATTAAAGAACATTTCAGACTCCAGTTAATTTAGGCAGGACTGAGGAAATAAAGATTagtattttcttccttgaccAACCAAATAATGGAAGAGAAGGAATTTCTCCCCTTCTTTTTCCCCTCCTTGCAGACAACACACGCCATTCAGAAAGGAAGAAATCTCATCAATGCATTGTCAACTCCATAGCAATCCACATATTTAATTCCTCTTGTAGCCATATCTtctaacccaacccaacccaaattATATGCAGTTTATTTAATAATGCAATAATCTTCCAAGAATAAGGTCCAAATATGTGATCGGTTCCATCCTGCATGTCTATATTTCTATTGAACAGAGCAATTATTAGTGTATAAGCTGTGAGCTAAGTAAAGTTAAAGTAAATAAGCCTTGTTTTGAATTGTGTATTCACTTAGTCTTAGATTATGACAAGTGTAAGGCTGAGATTGTATTGTTGGTTGTGTGTATCCAGCTAAGGCTAACAGTTATGTACTTATGCCTtagtgtgtgtgttttgtgtgatatATGAAAATATCACCTCTCAGACTTTGAGGGTGAGCAGAGCATTTCTTCATATTGCATCTTTCTCTATTCTCTCAGATTTATTACTTGCATAGAAACCCAGCTAATTCAAATTactctaacatggcctcagagccaggttcGATCATTTGAGATATGGGAGTAAACTGTGAAGTAATCGAGCTACACTCGAGCTCGTTCCGATTCAGGCGAAGACGCCAAAACACCATAGAATCCGATTTCGGTTTGTGTTCGTCTCGTCTAAGCTAAGAGATGGCTGGATCTGGAAGTTCTGAGGTGAGTACTCCGATCTTCTccggtgagaactacgagttctgGAAAATCAAGATGGTGACGATCTTCAAATCTCATGGGTTATGGAAATTAGTTGAAAAAGGGATTACGATCTcagaaacaaagaagaagaagaaggctgaAGGAAgctcagaggaagaagaagacgatgaGAAAATGGTCGCAACATATATGCAAGATGCAAAAGCTCTGGGTATTATTCAGAATGCAGTCTCATATCAGATATTTCCTCGGATAGCTAATGCAGATTCTGCGAAGATGGCATGGGATCTGTTATATGGTGAGTACCATGGTGGTGATCAGGTAAGATCTGTGAAACTACAAAATCTGAGACGTGAATTTGAGTATGCTAGGATGCGTGATGATGAAACTCTGTTTGGATATCTTACTAGGCTAAATGAATTGATTAATCAGATGAAAACATTTGGTGAGATTCTGTCTAATGAAAGGCTTGTACAGAAAGTTCTGATTAGTCTTAGTAAACCATATGATCCCATATGTCTAGTcatttaaaatacaaaatgcTTGGAGACTGTAGAATTGCAGGAAGTTGTAGCAATTTTGAAAAGCCAAGAACAACGGTTTGATTTACATACTGTTGATGCAACTGAGAAAGCATTCTCTTCACTTTCTGTGAATCTAAAGGAACAAAACAGGAGTAGTGCATACTCTGGTTCATCCAGATCTCAGAAAAACTGGAATTCTAAAGGCAAGAAATGGGAGTCTAAGCCTAAGTTCCAACAGAGATCATTTACTAATTCTGCACAGAATTCATCTTCTTTAGGATTCATGAAGCAAGATATAGTTAAACCACAGTGTAAAGTGTGCTCTAAGTTTCACTTTGGAGAATGTCGATACAAGGGGCAATCCAAATGTCACAACTGTGATAGGTTCGGGCATTGGGCTAGAGAATGCACAGCAGGCAAGGTTGTTCAGAAGGCAAACTGTGCTAATCAAGCAGAAGTGACAGGCAATTTGTTTTATGCTAACAATGCAATTACTGAAGTCAAGGTGAATGAAAACTGATACATTGATAGTGGTTGTAGTAACTACATGACTGGAAATGCTGAGCTACTTATGGATGTAAGGGCAAATGTCACTGGAAAAGTACAAATGCCCACTGGAAATCTGGTAGATGTTGCTGGAAT
Protein-coding sequences here:
- the LOC139193295 gene encoding uncharacterized protein, which codes for MAGSGSSEVSTPIFSGENYEFWKIKMVTIFKSHGLWKLVEKGITISETKKKKKAEGSSEEEEDDEKMVATYMQDAKALGIIQNAVSYQIFPRIANADSAKMAWDLLYGEYHGGDQVRSVKLQNLRREFEYARMRDDETLFGYLTRLNELINQMKTFGEILSNERLEVVAILKSQEQRFDLHTVDATEKAFSSLSVNLKEQNRSSAYSGSSRSQKNWNSKGKKWESKPKFQQRSFTNSAQNSSSLGFMKQDIVKPQCKVCSKFHFGECRYKGQSKCHNCDRFGHWARECTAGKVVQKANCANQAEVTGNLFYANNAITEVKVNEN